A stretch of Blautia liquoris DNA encodes these proteins:
- a CDS encoding YdcF family protein, with translation MRFYLVTVLYLLFFLIRLKKDKGNLINGFLFFVLMLLSGLCFIRLADTTGSRFLLHLATAIAVLITIVLLSGTFTILLMSFGSAYVLLKREGRSLSNLLSLFLGIGIIGWLLLNTLSFQNTSMNKTFSAIMLVLNTVLFYLVFMFSNFLLASFVYRIYYPIRRQDYIIVLGAGLIHGDKVSPLLAGRIDRAIKVYRKQLKNKGVSPIIIMSGGQGPNEALPESHAMREYAIDQGIPEHHILIEDKSVNTYQNMLFSKELIESKEKDMSHTHILFSTTNYHVFRAGMYAKKVHLRAQGIGAKTKFYFWYNALLREFAAILVMNKRTHIICVIFLLVIIISSRALIK, from the coding sequence ATGCGGTTTTATCTAGTTACAGTTCTTTATTTACTGTTTTTTTTAATACGATTAAAAAAGGATAAAGGAAATCTGATCAATGGTTTTTTGTTTTTTGTTCTGATGCTGCTTAGTGGATTATGTTTTATAAGATTAGCAGATACAACGGGAAGCAGATTTTTACTGCATCTTGCAACGGCAATTGCTGTACTCATAACTATTGTCCTTTTAAGCGGGACATTTACTATATTACTTATGTCTTTTGGAAGTGCATATGTATTGCTGAAGAGAGAGGGAAGGAGTCTGTCAAATCTGCTGAGCCTGTTTTTGGGAATTGGTATCATCGGCTGGTTGCTTTTGAATACACTTTCATTTCAAAACACAAGTATGAATAAGACGTTTTCTGCGATTATGCTGGTACTAAACACAGTGTTGTTTTATTTAGTATTTATGTTTTCCAATTTCTTGCTTGCATCTTTTGTCTATCGGATCTATTATCCAATACGCAGGCAGGACTATATTATTGTTCTGGGTGCAGGCTTAATCCACGGCGATAAAGTTTCACCACTGCTGGCAGGACGTATCGACAGAGCAATTAAAGTTTATAGAAAACAGCTAAAAAACAAAGGGGTTTCTCCGATTATTATCATGTCCGGAGGGCAAGGACCTAATGAAGCACTCCCGGAAAGCCATGCTATGAGGGAATATGCAATAGATCAGGGAATACCTGAGCACCATATATTAATTGAAGACAAATCTGTCAATACATATCAGAATATGCTGTTTTCAAAGGAACTGATAGAAAGCAAAGAAAAAGATATGTCCCACACTCATATCTTATTTTCTACTACTAATTATCATGTGTTTCGAGCCGGAATGTATGCTAAAAAAGTCCATCTGAGGGCACAGGGGATCGGTGCAAAAACAAAATTCTATTTTTGGTATAATGCCTTGCTGAGAGAGTTTGCTGCTATATTGGTTATGAATAAAAGAACACACATTATCTGCGTAATTTTCTTACTGGTAATAATAATA
- a CDS encoding FAD-dependent oxidoreductase, which produces MSKTVIIGGVAGGATAAARLRRKDESMEIVMFERGDYISYANCGLPYYIGDVIQSRDALLLQTPSTMKAKFNIDVRTSCEVQSINKDKQTLRVHNLKTKEEYEESYDTLIIATGSSPLKPPIPGIHSSHIYTLWTVPDTDAIKEVIQKEVPKSAAVIGGGFIGLEMAENLKKAGIDVTIIEMMDQVMAPVDYEMAQLLHENIRANQVELILKDGVESFQEVNDQTVIHLKSGKIVTTDMVLLSIGVRPNSSLAKEAGLKVNARGGIVVDEFLQTSDEHIYAVGDVIEVTHYISDSKTMIPLAGPANKQARICADNITGARVAYKGSMGTSAAQIFDLTAAAVGLNEKSLKASGKQKGKDYETILINQKSHAGYYPGATPITLKLIFGKDGSIYGAQIIGQDGVDKRIDTIAVTMRMKGTISDLAELELAYAPPYSSAKDPVNMLGFVAQNVLEGLVSFIEPLELDSLMADQSQKGTYTILDVTEDVERMVFSIPGSVHIPLGKLRSRLGELDKNQLIVPYCSIGIRSYNAARILMQHGFTQVKVLAAGTSFYKSMHDDDNSGTGKELQKQNSSEDISSCDCKEIKIIDCCGLQCPGPIMKVHEELSALKPGQILQVSATDMGFAKDIDAWCRRTGNILLKTERKERENIVTIKKGSDRCECDASQAEAKVAPISPQGKTLIVFSGDLDKVLASFIIANGAAAMGRPVTMFFTFWGLNALRKETKQHVSKTFVEKMFGTMMPRGAGKLKLSKMNMGGMGTKMMRKVMKDKNVSSLEELMKKAMDNGIKLVACTMSMDVMGIKKEELIDGIEFAGVTSYLGNAEEANVNLFV; this is translated from the coding sequence ATGTCAAAAACAGTGATCATCGGTGGCGTGGCCGGAGGGGCAACTGCTGCTGCAAGATTAAGAAGAAAAGATGAATCTATGGAAATTGTCATGTTTGAAAGAGGAGATTATATTTCATATGCCAATTGTGGTCTCCCCTATTACATCGGAGATGTCATTCAAAGCCGTGATGCGCTGCTTTTGCAGACACCTTCCACCATGAAAGCAAAGTTCAACATAGATGTTCGTACTTCCTGTGAAGTGCAAAGTATTAACAAGGATAAACAGACCCTGAGGGTCCATAACCTGAAAACCAAAGAGGAATACGAAGAATCTTATGACACATTGATCATAGCCACTGGTTCTTCGCCCCTGAAACCACCGATTCCGGGAATTCACAGCAGTCATATCTATACTTTGTGGACAGTTCCTGACACTGATGCCATCAAAGAAGTGATTCAAAAAGAAGTTCCGAAAAGCGCTGCCGTGATCGGCGGGGGTTTTATTGGACTTGAAATGGCTGAAAATCTTAAAAAGGCTGGAATTGATGTGACCATCATAGAGATGATGGATCAGGTCATGGCACCGGTAGATTATGAGATGGCACAGCTTCTCCATGAAAACATCAGAGCAAATCAGGTGGAACTGATTTTAAAAGACGGTGTGGAATCTTTCCAGGAAGTCAACGATCAAACCGTGATACATCTAAAGAGCGGCAAGATCGTCACCACAGATATGGTGCTTCTTTCCATCGGAGTAAGACCTAACAGCTCTCTCGCCAAAGAAGCCGGCCTAAAGGTAAATGCCAGAGGCGGGATTGTGGTGGATGAATTTTTGCAGACTTCAGATGAACACATCTACGCTGTCGGTGATGTCATAGAGGTTACCCACTATATTTCAGACAGCAAAACAATGATTCCGCTGGCGGGGCCTGCCAATAAACAAGCACGTATCTGTGCAGACAATATAACCGGGGCGCGTGTTGCCTATAAAGGTTCGATGGGAACCTCTGCTGCACAGATCTTCGACTTGACTGCCGCTGCGGTGGGATTGAATGAAAAATCACTAAAGGCCTCCGGAAAGCAAAAGGGCAAAGATTATGAAACCATACTGATCAATCAAAAATCCCATGCCGGTTACTATCCCGGAGCCACACCAATCACCTTGAAGCTGATATTTGGCAAAGATGGCAGCATCTATGGTGCACAGATCATCGGCCAGGACGGGGTAGATAAGAGAATCGATACCATAGCCGTCACAATGCGAATGAAAGGTACCATAAGCGATCTGGCAGAATTGGAACTGGCCTATGCACCCCCTTATTCCTCAGCAAAAGATCCTGTAAATATGCTCGGCTTCGTCGCACAGAATGTTTTGGAGGGACTCGTGTCATTTATCGAACCTCTGGAATTGGATTCTTTGATGGCAGATCAGAGCCAGAAAGGTACATACACAATCCTGGACGTGACCGAGGATGTGGAGCGAATGGTATTTTCCATTCCCGGATCGGTCCATATTCCTCTCGGAAAGCTGCGCAGCCGTCTGGGAGAACTGGATAAAAATCAGCTCATCGTCCCCTACTGTTCCATCGGGATACGTTCCTATAATGCAGCCCGTATACTGATGCAGCATGGATTCACCCAGGTAAAAGTGCTTGCGGCCGGAACATCCTTTTATAAATCGATGCATGATGATGACAATTCCGGGACCGGGAAGGAATTACAAAAACAAAATAGTTCCGAGGATATTTCTTCGTGTGACTGTAAAGAAATCAAGATCATAGACTGCTGTGGCCTGCAGTGTCCCGGTCCGATTATGAAAGTACATGAAGAACTCTCTGCATTAAAACCGGGACAGATCCTGCAGGTTTCCGCGACCGATATGGGATTCGCAAAGGATATTGATGCCTGGTGCAGACGAACCGGAAATATACTTCTTAAAACAGAACGAAAAGAACGCGAGAACATTGTCACCATAAAGAAGGGATCTGATCGCTGCGAATGCGATGCATCTCAGGCAGAAGCTAAGGTTGCGCCTATTTCTCCTCAGGGAAAAACTTTAATCGTATTCAGTGGAGATTTAGACAAAGTTCTTGCTTCCTTCATTATTGCCAACGGCGCGGCCGCTATGGGACGTCCTGTCACGATGTTTTTTACTTTCTGGGGATTGAATGCACTTCGAAAGGAAACAAAACAACATGTTTCGAAAACATTTGTTGAAAAAATGTTTGGAACCATGATGCCAAGAGGTGCAGGAAAACTAAAACTTTCCAAAATGAACATGGGCGGTATGGGAACCAAAATGATGAGAAAAGTCATGAAAGATAAAAATGTGAGTTCCCTCGAAGAACTGATGAAAAAAGCTATGGATAATGGCATAAAACTAGTGGCCTGTACCATGTCCATGGACGTAATGGGCATAAAAAAAGAAGAGCTCATCGACGGCATAGAGTTCGCGGGTGTAACATCCTATCTCGGAAACGCAGAAGAGGCAAATGTAAATCTTTTTGTATAA